The following coding sequences lie in one Microvirga sp. 17 mud 1-3 genomic window:
- a CDS encoding DUF1989 domain-containing protein, with product MKPEKGEWPEPHDAEARRKIAPVICYPVDSLAPPDLEAYRAAREGWQKVDEVIVPPRDARSFRVPAGSFFRIVSIEGPQVGDLNLWADGNLDERFFSGKTRALHGTHLSTGDRLWSSLPYLRPMATITQDSLDWYGFDEWGGSVHDVIGTRCDPYTHRLLSGHDYHHCCHSNLTRALAHRLGRPLEAVEPAVHDVLNVFMCTGFTRDTGQYFMKASPVRPGDFLEFFAEIDLLGALSACPGGDCSTEHSSDVAACHPLLVEIYRPKAPPAGWTPPPRNAYGGRHGE from the coding sequence ATGAAACCGGAAAAGGGCGAATGGCCGGAACCCCACGACGCTGAGGCGCGCCGGAAGATCGCGCCGGTCATCTGCTATCCCGTCGACAGTCTGGCGCCGCCCGATCTTGAGGCCTACCGCGCTGCCCGGGAGGGCTGGCAGAAGGTGGACGAGGTGATCGTGCCGCCGCGCGACGCCCGCAGCTTCCGGGTGCCCGCTGGCTCGTTCTTCCGCATCGTCTCCATCGAGGGGCCGCAGGTTGGAGACCTGAACCTCTGGGCGGACGGGAATCTCGACGAGCGCTTCTTTTCGGGCAAGACCCGGGCCCTGCACGGCACGCATCTCTCGACCGGCGACCGGCTGTGGTCGTCCCTGCCCTATCTTCGCCCCATGGCGACCATCACGCAGGACAGTCTCGACTGGTACGGCTTCGACGAATGGGGCGGCTCCGTGCATGACGTGATCGGCACGCGCTGCGATCCCTACACGCACCGGCTCCTCTCCGGTCACGACTATCACCATTGCTGCCACTCGAACCTGACGCGGGCCCTCGCGCATCGGCTGGGCCGGCCGCTCGAGGCGGTCGAGCCCGCGGTGCACGACGTGCTCAACGTTTTCATGTGCACCGGTTTCACCCGCGACACGGGCCAGTATTTCATGAAGGCGAGCCCCGTCCGGCCGGGCGACTTCCTGGAGTTCTTCGCCGAGATCGACCTTTTGGGCGCCCTCTCGGCCTGCCCCGGAGGCGATTGCAGCACCGAGCATTCCAGCGATGTGGCCGCCTGCCATCCCCTGCTCGTCGAGATCTACCGGCCGAAGGCTCCGCCCGCGGGCTGGACCCCGCCGCCGCGCAATGCCTATGGCGGCCGGCACGGAGAATGA
- a CDS encoding PLP-dependent aminotransferase family protein, translating into MKNTEPTRTGEVMAAIRAKVSGRALVAGDRLPSIRSLATAMGVSPSTVVEAYDRLVAEGLIRARRGSGFYVASTGLPPMTLAEAGPRRDRAVDPFWVSRQSLDADPAVAKPGCGWLPADWMPQGALRRALRTLARGEEAVLADYGSTRGSPILRRLLLGRFAEEGIEASPEQLLLTVSGTQAIDLICRFLLRPGDTVLVDDPGYFNFQALLRAHQVRIVGVPYTPTGPDPAAFEAVLAAERPRLYITNSALQNPTGATLSPQVAYRILSAAGAHDLTIVEDDIFADFEPELSPRLAVLDGLNRVIRIGSFSKTLSASVRCGYIAARADWIEGLVDLQVATSFGGPSPVATELIAGVLAGGGYRKHMDELRQRLARARHETARRLEPLGIRPWLMPRGGFYLWCRLPDGQDSAELARKAVEENVVLAPGNVFSVSQSAAGFLRFNVAQSGDPRVMAVLRRAMDSK; encoded by the coding sequence ATGAAGAATACAGAACCGACACGCACCGGCGAGGTGATGGCGGCGATCCGCGCGAAAGTGTCGGGCCGTGCCCTCGTGGCGGGCGACCGACTGCCCTCGATCCGGAGCCTCGCGACGGCCATGGGCGTGTCGCCCTCCACGGTCGTCGAGGCCTATGACCGTCTCGTCGCCGAGGGTCTGATCCGCGCCCGGCGCGGTTCCGGTTTCTATGTCGCCAGCACAGGCCTGCCGCCGATGACGCTGGCGGAGGCAGGCCCACGGCGCGACAGGGCCGTCGATCCCTTCTGGGTGTCGCGGCAGTCGCTCGATGCGGACCCGGCGGTCGCCAAGCCGGGATGCGGCTGGCTGCCGGCGGATTGGATGCCGCAAGGCGCGCTCCGTCGTGCCCTGCGCACCCTTGCGCGGGGCGAGGAGGCGGTGCTGGCTGATTACGGCAGCACGCGCGGATCGCCGATTTTGCGCAGGCTGCTGCTCGGGCGGTTTGCCGAGGAGGGGATCGAGGCTTCGCCTGAACAGCTTCTGCTCACAGTCTCGGGGACACAGGCGATCGACCTGATCTGCCGCTTCCTACTCAGGCCCGGCGATACGGTGCTGGTGGACGATCCGGGCTATTTCAATTTCCAGGCGTTGCTGCGGGCGCACCAGGTCAGGATCGTCGGCGTGCCTTACACGCCCACCGGCCCCGACCCGGCCGCCTTCGAGGCCGTGCTGGCCGCTGAGCGGCCGCGCCTCTACATCACCAATTCGGCGCTCCAGAATCCGACCGGCGCCACCCTGTCGCCGCAGGTCGCCTACAGGATCCTCAGCGCCGCCGGAGCCCATGACCTGACCATCGTCGAGGATGACATCTTCGCCGATTTCGAGCCGGAGCTCTCGCCGCGCCTCGCCGTCCTCGACGGGCTCAACCGGGTCATCCGCATCGGCAGTTTTTCGAAGACCCTGTCGGCCTCGGTGCGCTGCGGCTACATCGCCGCACGGGCGGATTGGATCGAGGGTCTGGTCGATCTCCAGGTCGCGACCAGCTTCGGCGGGCCGAGCCCGGTCGCGACCGAGCTGATCGCCGGCGTTCTCGCCGGGGGCGGTTACCGCAAGCACATGGACGAACTACGCCAGCGCCTTGCGCGGGCCCGGCACGAGACGGCGAGGCGGCTGGAGCCCCTCGGCATCCGGCCCTGGCTCATGCCGCGGGGCGGGTTCTACCTCTGGTGCCGCCTGCCGGATGGCCAGGATTCCGCCGAGCTCGCCCGCAAAGCCGTGGAGGAGAACGTGGTTCTGGCCCCGGGCAACGTGTTCAGCGTCTCGCAATCGGCTGCCGGCTTCCTCCGCTTCAACGTCGCGCAGTCAGGCGACCCACGGGTGATGGCGGTTCTCCGGCGAGCCATGGATTCCAAATAG
- a CDS encoding DMT family transporter — translation MDRTTDGWGSGLLGVIIFSGSLPATRVAVGDFSPLFLTSARAAIAALLGAAFLVALRQTRPARGDLGSLAVVALGVVVGFPLLTALALQHITAAHSIVFVGLLPLATAIFGVLRGGERPKPAFWLFSCLGAATVAGFALAGSDAGSLTGDLLMIAAILLCGLGYAEGATLSRRLGGWQVISWALLLALPMMAAVALATMPGSWSGIGGPAWLGLAYVSVFSMLIGFVFWYRGLALGGIAGVGQLQLLQPFFGLALAGLLLHEPVAWTMIAATGLVILCVAGAKRYA, via the coding sequence ATGGATCGCACGACGGACGGATGGGGCAGCGGGCTCTTGGGTGTCATCATCTTCAGCGGCTCCCTGCCGGCGACCCGGGTCGCGGTCGGCGATTTCTCGCCCCTGTTCCTGACCTCGGCCCGCGCGGCGATCGCGGCTTTGCTCGGAGCGGCCTTCCTCGTTGCTCTTCGACAGACGAGGCCGGCGCGCGGCGATCTCGGCTCGCTCGCGGTTGTAGCGCTCGGCGTGGTGGTCGGCTTTCCGCTTCTGACCGCCCTTGCGCTCCAGCACATCACCGCGGCGCATTCCATCGTGTTCGTCGGCCTCCTGCCGCTGGCGACCGCGATCTTCGGCGTCCTGCGCGGCGGCGAGAGGCCGAAACCCGCCTTCTGGCTGTTCTCGTGCCTCGGCGCCGCGACGGTGGCGGGCTTCGCCCTGGCGGGCAGCGACGCCGGTTCGCTCACGGGCGATCTTTTGATGATAGCCGCCATCCTGCTCTGCGGGCTCGGCTATGCGGAGGGCGCGACGCTGTCGCGACGGCTCGGCGGCTGGCAGGTCATCTCATGGGCCCTGCTCTTGGCTCTGCCCATGATGGCGGCCGTCGCGCTGGCCACCATGCCAGGGTCCTGGAGCGGGATCGGCGGCCCGGCATGGCTCGGGCTCGCCTATGTGTCGGTCTTCAGCATGCTGATCGGCTTCGTCTTCTGGTATCGGGGCCTCGCGCTCGGGGGCATCGCGGGAGTCGGGCAGCTGCAACTGCTCCAGCCCTTCTTCGGTCTGGCGCTGGCCGGCCTGCTGCTCCATGAACCGGTCGCTTGGACGATGATCGCCGCAACGGGCCTCGTCATTCTCTGCGTCGCCGGC